The DNA sequence ATCGCTCGGCGCGGTTCTGGGTATTTCCAAGGAGCGGGTGCGCCAGATCGAGAATCGGGCGCTTGAAAAATTGCGGATGGTGCTGACAACACGGACCCCGGAAATCGCCAGTCTCTGATCTGACAGACCTTACTGGTCAGTGATGATCTTGACCTTCTCGCCTGGGGTGAGGTTCGCCCCCTGTGCGATGGCGTTGAGCAACATGAACAGCTCGACCTTGCGTTCAACGCCCCTCATCTGTCCCGCCAATGAGGTGACCGTGTCGCCCTGTTTGATGGTGACGATACGGACGCGCAGGGGCTGAAGCGCCTTGATGTCACGCGCCGACATTTTCTTGAAACTGGCCCGAACGACCGCCGCAGTGGCGTCAAGGTCGGCGCTGTTGCGTGGCGCGGCAGTCAGAAACCGGTAAATCCGGTCTTTCAGGCGAATGACGGTGATGTCGAAGTCCCATTCGTCGGCGCTGGCCCGGGCTGTTACCGCGGGCAGGCCGTTGATGCGGGTTTCCCGGATCGAGTTGGCGTCGAGTCCGGTGACCCAGCCGCTTGCCATGTACTGTTCCAACGACCGGCGGCTATTGTCCGTCACCCCGTCAAAGCGGATCGCCAGGTCATTCGGGCCGGTTGCGACCACTGCTTCGGCAGTGTTGTCTATCCGGAAGCCCTCAGGCACCGAAAAGCGGACGCCCAGCACCGGATGAAGAAATTCGGTGCCGCGGACATATCCTTCATTGGGACTGTCGCCAAACAGCAAGCCGTCGATGCCGTCGAGATAATAGTCGCGGCCGCGGTTTCCGACACCCTCCTGCCCGAACGCCCGGGCATGACTTCTGGCGAGGTCGATCCGCTGCGGCGGATTGGGGTGACTTGCAAGGAAGTCGAGGCTGACATCCGCGCCGGGATCGATCGCGCCAAAGCGCTGGTTGGCATTCATCGATTCGAGGAACCGCGGCGCGGCATAGGGGTCATAGCCGGCTTCACCCAGCATCCGGACACCGATCACGTCGGCCTGAAGCTCCTGGTTGCGGGAGAATGCCGCGAGCGACAATTTGTTGCGCGCGACCGCCTGGCGTCCGGCGATGGAATTGGCAAACAGTTCCTCCGCCACCTGGCCGGCAATCTCGACCTCTTTCTCGCGGCGCTGCCGTTCAAGACCGTGATTGGCGGTGACGTGCGCCATTTCATGCGACAGAACCGCGGCAACCTCGGAGGCGTCATTGGCCAGCGCCAACAGGCCGCGGGTCACATAGAGATAGCCACCGGGCAAGGCAAAGGCGTTGACCGCAGGCGAATTGAGCACTGTGATGCGATAGGCTTGGCTCGGATTTTCCGAGACCAGCGTCAGGGCGCCGACGATGCGGGCCACCAGCCGTTCGGTCTTGGCGTCACGAAATTCACCACCATAACTTGCGATGATGCGCGGGTGCTCATTTGCGCCGATCCGCGTGCGTGGATCGGATGCGCCGGCTTTTTCGGCGGTTTGCGGTGAATTCGAAGGGCTGACGCTTGGCTCATAGACATCGACACCCAGTGTCTGACAGCCGGACAGCACCAAAACGCCACCCAAAACCGCCATGGCGATCGGGAGCATTATCTTGCCTGAGGCTGTCTTTCGGGAATGGGGCGCTGCAATCTTGGCCATGGTCCGGTTATATGCTCGATGGTTATCATGCCGGTACGAAGGCTTGGTGTTTCGCAAGCCGGGCGAAGGCTCACGGTCTATCTGACTTTGCGGCGGTTCTCCAGTGCCAAAAGCTCGCGTCGAAATTGTGGCAAGGCTTCAGTCGCCGGACGTTTTGCCGAGATAGGTCACGAGTTCGGGCAAGTCGAGTCGCTCGAAAAATCCCACCGCCGGCGCGTCAGCGGCGATTCGGCCCCTGGAGATGAACAGGATTTCACCGGCTGCAGCACGAGCCTCGTCGGGGTCGTGGGTAACCATCAGCACAGTTGCGCCGACGTCAGCGCTTATCTCGAGCATCAGGCTCAGCATGTCTGCGGCGAGGCCAGGTCCGAGGCCATCGAAGGGCTCGTC is a window from the Hoeflea sp. IMCC20628 genome containing:
- a CDS encoding M48 family metalloprotease, with amino-acid sequence MLPIAMAVLGGVLVLSGCQTLGVDVYEPSVSPSNSPQTAEKAGASDPRTRIGANEHPRIIASYGGEFRDAKTERLVARIVGALTLVSENPSQAYRITVLNSPAVNAFALPGGYLYVTRGLLALANDASEVAAVLSHEMAHVTANHGLERQRREKEVEIAGQVAEELFANSIAGRQAVARNKLSLAAFSRNQELQADVIGVRMLGEAGYDPYAAPRFLESMNANQRFGAIDPGADVSLDFLASHPNPPQRIDLARSHARAFGQEGVGNRGRDYYLDGIDGLLFGDSPNEGYVRGTEFLHPVLGVRFSVPEGFRIDNTAEAVVATGPNDLAIRFDGVTDNSRRSLEQYMASGWVTGLDANSIRETRINGLPAVTARASADEWDFDITVIRLKDRIYRFLTAAPRNSADLDATAAVVRASFKKMSARDIKALQPLRVRIVTIKQGDTVTSLAGQMRGVERKVELFMLLNAIAQGANLTPGEKVKIITDQ